Proteins encoded by one window of Orbaceae bacterium BiB:
- a CDS encoding altronate dehydratase family protein: MQKILLIHPDDNLIVALKPLSKEETVIWDGKTYTLLSDIAAKHKFAMCDLNIDDIVYMYGVPVGKATKTIAKGEAVTTANIKHYAAPIELNTDISYQWTPPNVKKWQHRTFQGYIREDGRVGTANYWLILPLVFCQNRNVLKLQEALAKPLGYETRNYESVTQNLLQEYRVHPNSYSNNRPFKNIDGIRAITVNSGCGGTSNDAQSLCKILADYADHPNVAGITVFALGCEKAQADLFDQQLKICNPHFNKPYIFLRQQEWADEQEMMNEAIKLTFAELKNANNITRQAVPLSKLKIGVKCGGSDGFSGISANPAMGIVSDIIVALGGASALAEFPELCGTEGEMVSRCQTVKDKKHFLELMKNYESQANHFSTSIADNPSPGNIKDGLITDAIKSTGAAKKGGSAPIMAVVDYGEPMAEQGLSLVCTPGNDLEAVTGQVASGANIVIFSTGLGTPTGNPIVPVLKIATNSITAEKQKSVIDFDCGPVIDGIALQDIADQLLEKVILTASGDYTVKADELEQYDFLFWKREVSL; this comes from the coding sequence ATGCAAAAAATTCTCTTAATACATCCTGATGACAATCTCATCGTAGCACTTAAACCTTTATCTAAAGAGGAAACCGTTATTTGGGATGGCAAAACGTATACGTTATTAAGCGATATCGCAGCAAAACATAAATTTGCAATGTGTGATCTTAATATTGATGATATTGTTTATATGTATGGAGTGCCCGTGGGCAAGGCTACAAAAACAATAGCAAAAGGGGAAGCCGTCACAACAGCAAATATTAAGCATTATGCCGCACCTATTGAACTTAATACTGATATATCCTATCAATGGACTCCGCCTAATGTGAAAAAATGGCAACATCGAACATTTCAAGGCTATATTAGAGAAGATGGTCGAGTCGGTACAGCAAACTACTGGCTAATCTTACCACTGGTATTCTGCCAAAATCGTAATGTATTAAAACTACAAGAAGCGCTGGCAAAACCGCTTGGTTACGAAACACGAAATTATGAGTCTGTTACGCAAAATTTGTTACAAGAATATCGTGTTCATCCTAACTCCTATTCAAATAATCGACCATTTAAAAATATCGATGGAATTAGAGCTATTACAGTAAATAGTGGTTGCGGTGGTACAAGTAATGACGCTCAGTCTCTTTGTAAAATACTAGCTGATTATGCTGATCATCCGAATGTCGCCGGTATTACTGTGTTTGCCTTAGGATGTGAAAAAGCGCAAGCAGACCTTTTTGATCAACAACTAAAAATATGTAATCCTCATTTCAATAAACCTTATATCTTTCTACGTCAACAAGAGTGGGCTGATGAGCAGGAGATGATGAATGAAGCGATTAAATTAACTTTTGCTGAATTAAAAAATGCCAATAATATTACTCGACAAGCAGTCCCACTATCGAAACTAAAAATTGGTGTAAAATGTGGTGGTTCGGATGGTTTTTCTGGTATTTCAGCCAATCCGGCAATGGGAATTGTTTCTGATATTATTGTTGCTCTTGGTGGTGCTTCGGCTTTAGCCGAATTCCCCGAACTTTGTGGTACTGAAGGAGAAATGGTTTCTCGCTGCCAAACAGTTAAAGATAAAAAACATTTTCTAGAATTAATGAAAAATTATGAATCACAAGCCAATCACTTCAGCACCTCAATAGCAGATAATCCAAGTCCTGGTAATATTAAAGATGGTTTAATTACCGATGCAATAAAATCTACTGGCGCGGCTAAAAAAGGCGGTTCTGCACCAATTATGGCGGTCGTAGATTATGGAGAGCCAATGGCAGAACAAGGATTATCTCTCGTTTGTACTCCTGGCAATGATTTAGAAGCGGTAACCGGACAAGTGGCCTCTGGCGCGAATATCGTTATTTTTTCAACTGGGCTAGGAACTCCTACGGGTAATCCAATCGTGCCAGTCCTAAAAATTGCAACTAACTCAATTACGGCCGAGAAACAAAAAAGCGTGATCGACTTTGATTGTGGCCCTGTTATTGATGGTATCGCATTACAAGATATAGCCGACCAATTACTTGAAAAAGTAATTTTAACCGCAAGTGGCGACTATACGGTCAAAGCAGATGAATTAGAGCAATATGATTTCTTATTCTGGAAAAGAGAAGTCTCTTTATAA
- the parC gene encoding DNA topoisomerase IV subunit A: MSEITHDGVEAQSLQTFTENAYLNYSMYVIMDRALPFIGDGLKPVQRRIVYAMSELGLNAQAKYKKSARTVGDVLGKYHPHGDSACYEAMVLMAQPFSYRYPLVDGQGNWGAPDDPKSFAAMRYTESRLSKYAELLLGELGQGTVDYVPNFDGTMQEPKMLPARLPNILLNGTTGIAVGMATDIPPHNIREVANATIMLLENPNASLTDVMAHIQGPDYPTSAEIITSPNDIAKIYETGRGSIRMRAVWNKEEGDIVITDLPHQVSGAKILEQIAAQMRAKKLPLIEDLRDESDHENPTRLVLVPRSNRVDLDLVMNHLFATTDLEKSYRVNLNMIGLDHKPMVKGLLTILNEWIEYRRDTVTRRLNYRLDKVLKRLHILEGLLIAFLNIDEVIHIIRYEDDPKAELIKRFSLSDLQAEAVLELKLRHLAKLEEVKIKGEQDELAKERDHLQGILGSSRKLNSLIKKELIADTEKYGDDRRSPIVERGEAKAITEQDMAPSEPVTIVLSEMGWVRSAKGHDIDPTSLSYKAGDNYKVSVKGKSNQPVVFIDSTGRSYAVEPTSLPSARGQGEPLTGKLTLPAGATIEHLIMSSSDEQKILMSSDAGYGFICTFADLIARNRNGKGIITLPTNAKVMPLLEIHDEKALLLSITAAGRMLIFPVMDLPALSKGKGNKIISIPSAQAEKHEDYLSYMTLISTESTITLYVGKRKLTLKAVDLQKFMAERGRKGTLLPRGLQRIDRIEIDE; the protein is encoded by the coding sequence ATGAGTGAAATAACGCATGATGGCGTAGAAGCCCAGTCTCTACAAACGTTTACAGAAAATGCGTATTTAAATTATTCAATGTACGTGATAATGGATCGTGCATTGCCATTTATTGGCGACGGTTTAAAACCAGTTCAGCGACGAATTGTCTATGCGATGTCTGAATTGGGTTTGAATGCTCAGGCAAAATATAAAAAATCGGCTCGTACAGTCGGGGATGTACTTGGTAAATATCATCCTCATGGTGATAGTGCCTGTTACGAAGCGATGGTGTTAATGGCTCAGCCGTTTTCTTATCGTTATCCTTTAGTCGATGGTCAAGGTAACTGGGGGGCTCCAGATGATCCTAAGTCATTTGCGGCCATGCGTTATACAGAGTCTCGTTTATCTAAATATGCTGAATTATTGCTCGGTGAGTTAGGGCAAGGGACGGTTGATTATGTGCCTAACTTTGATGGTACGATGCAGGAACCTAAAATGTTGCCAGCTCGTTTACCTAACATTTTATTAAATGGTACAACCGGGATTGCTGTTGGTATGGCAACTGATATACCACCACATAATATTCGTGAAGTTGCTAATGCAACAATTATGTTGCTCGAGAATCCGAATGCGTCTTTGACTGATGTGATGGCTCATATTCAAGGACCTGATTATCCAACTTCAGCCGAAATTATTACCTCGCCAAATGATATTGCGAAAATTTATGAAACTGGTCGAGGTTCAATTCGAATGCGTGCGGTGTGGAATAAAGAAGAAGGGGATATTGTTATTACTGATCTTCCTCATCAAGTCTCTGGCGCAAAAATTCTTGAACAGATCGCAGCCCAAATGCGTGCTAAAAAGCTACCTTTAATTGAAGATTTACGTGATGAGTCAGATCATGAAAATCCAACAAGATTAGTACTGGTACCACGTTCAAATCGAGTCGATTTAGATCTAGTGATGAACCATTTATTTGCAACGACTGATCTCGAAAAAAGTTATCGGGTTAATCTGAATATGATTGGTCTTGATCATAAACCGATGGTTAAAGGCTTATTAACTATTTTGAATGAATGGATTGAGTATCGTCGCGATACTGTAACTCGACGTTTAAATTATCGTTTGGATAAGGTTTTAAAAAGACTACATATTTTAGAAGGTTTATTAATTGCCTTCTTAAATATTGATGAAGTGATTCACATTATTCGATATGAAGATGATCCTAAAGCTGAATTAATTAAGCGTTTTTCATTAAGTGATCTACAAGCTGAAGCTGTTTTAGAGTTAAAATTACGCCATTTAGCTAAACTCGAAGAAGTGAAAATTAAGGGTGAACAAGATGAACTGGCTAAAGAACGAGACCATTTACAAGGTATTTTAGGTTCTAGCCGAAAATTAAATTCCTTAATTAAGAAAGAATTGATTGCTGATACTGAAAAATATGGTGATGATAGACGTTCTCCGATTGTTGAGCGTGGTGAGGCGAAAGCGATTACTGAGCAAGATATGGCTCCATCGGAACCTGTTACCATTGTTTTATCAGAAATGGGGTGGGTACGGAGCGCAAAAGGACACGATATAGATCCTACTTCGTTAAGTTATAAAGCGGGTGATAATTATAAAGTTTCAGTGAAAGGGAAGAGTAATCAACCTGTGGTTTTTATTGATTCAACAGGTAGAAGTTATGCTGTTGAACCAACATCATTGCCATCAGCGCGAGGTCAAGGTGAACCACTAACAGGTAAGTTAACCTTACCGGCTGGTGCAACAATTGAACACCTGATTATGTCTTCATCTGATGAACAGAAAATTTTAATGTCTTCTGATGCGGGTTATGGCTTTATTTGTACGTTTGCTGATTTGATTGCCCGTAACCGTAATGGTAAGGGAATTATTACCTTACCGACTAATGCTAAGGTCATGCCATTGCTAGAAATTCATGATGAAAAGGCATTACTACTGTCAATTACGGCAGCAGGACGAATGCTAATTTTCCCAGTAATGGATTTACCAGCACTTTCTAAAGGTAAAGGGAATAAGATTATTTCAATACCAAGCGCACAAGCTGAAAAACATGAAGATTATTTATCTTATATGACATTGATTTCTACGGAATCAACCATCACGTTATATGTGGGTAAACGTAAATTGACGCTCAAAGCTGTGGATTTACAAAAGTTTATGGCAGAACGAGGTCGCAAAGGGACCCTATTGCCAAGAGGGTTACAACGGATTGATCGTATTGAGATTGACGAGTAG
- a CDS encoding L-rhamnose mutarotase encodes MKIIKRYCQALDLVNDPKLIREYELLHQQIWPEVKNHILTSGVVDMQIWRVGNRLFMIMDVNEMFSFEKSAQMEQQNPVIQKWEQQMWQFQQATPWTPNGEKWIPMEKIFDLTQQ; translated from the coding sequence ATGAAAATCATCAAACGCTATTGTCAAGCTCTAGATCTTGTTAATGATCCGAAGCTTATTAGAGAATATGAACTTCTTCACCAACAAATTTGGCCAGAAGTAAAAAACCATATATTAACGAGCGGTGTAGTAGATATGCAAATTTGGCGGGTGGGTAATCGATTATTTATGATTATGGATGTTAATGAGATGTTTTCTTTTGAAAAATCAGCTCAAATGGAACAACAAAATCCAGTGATTCAAAAATGGGAACAACAGATGTGGCAATTTCAGCAAGCAACACCATGGACACCAAATGGTGAAAAGTGGATTCCAATGGAGAAAATTTTTGATTTAACCCAACAATGA
- the fucP gene encoding L-fucose:H+ symporter permease gives MQTKAKITDPKYKMAFILVTTLFLMWGLSYGLVDVLNKHFQETLNVSKAQSGLIQAAYFGAYFVIALPAGIFMEKKGYKSGIILGLALYAIGALLFVPATSSNSYYFFLFALFVLALGLGCLETAANPYSAALGSPQTAETRLNLSQSFNGLGQFIGPLIGGFLFFSGSEVINNSEEAASAQFSVMITYVVIAVIVLLIMLFFIKTPLPDLRNQEQELDANEMAHGHTKSMWAHKEFVFGVITQFFYIAAQVGIGAFFINLTVECWPDATSQTGAFLLSIAMLALMVGRFVSTGIMTRVSPQKMLVIYGAVCVILSGIAASAIDYVSVIAVVVTFFFISIMFPTIFAMGVKNLGSKTKLGSSFMIMSIVGGAIMPYFMGKLADQTHTSMSYALPLVCFVLVTIYGVIYKKLHS, from the coding sequence ATGCAAACAAAAGCAAAGATTACTGATCCGAAATATAAAATGGCTTTCATCCTTGTTACTACTCTGTTTTTAATGTGGGGTTTATCTTATGGCCTAGTTGATGTTCTGAACAAACATTTTCAAGAAACACTCAATGTATCTAAAGCACAATCTGGTTTAATTCAGGCAGCCTACTTTGGTGCCTATTTCGTAATCGCCCTCCCCGCCGGCATTTTTATGGAAAAAAAAGGCTACAAATCAGGGATCATCCTTGGACTTGCCTTATATGCTATCGGTGCACTACTTTTTGTTCCGGCAACAAGTAGTAATAGTTACTACTTCTTTTTATTTGCACTATTTGTATTAGCTCTTGGTTTAGGCTGTCTTGAAACTGCTGCTAATCCTTACTCTGCTGCACTTGGTAGCCCTCAAACAGCAGAAACACGACTAAACCTTTCACAATCTTTTAATGGATTAGGTCAGTTCATCGGTCCATTAATTGGTGGTTTTTTATTCTTTAGTGGTAGTGAGGTTATCAATAATTCTGAAGAAGCTGCTAGTGCACAATTTTCCGTTATGATTACCTATGTTGTCATCGCGGTGATCGTGCTTTTAATTATGCTATTTTTTATAAAAACACCATTACCTGATTTAAGAAATCAGGAGCAAGAACTTGATGCGAATGAAATGGCGCATGGGCATACAAAATCGATGTGGGCTCATAAAGAGTTCGTATTTGGTGTAATAACTCAGTTTTTCTATATCGCTGCACAAGTAGGAATCGGTGCATTTTTTATCAATTTAACAGTGGAGTGTTGGCCTGATGCAACAAGTCAAACAGGTGCTTTTTTACTCTCAATAGCGATGCTGGCCTTAATGGTTGGGCGTTTTGTGAGTACTGGTATTATGACTAGAGTATCACCACAAAAAATGTTAGTTATATATGGTGCTGTTTGCGTTATCTTATCTGGTATTGCCGCCTCTGCCATAGACTATGTTTCGGTTATTGCTGTGGTGGTAACCTTCTTCTTTATTTCAATCATGTTCCCAACTATTTTTGCAATGGGGGTTAAAAATTTAGGATCCAAAACTAAACTTGGTAGCTCATTTATGATTATGTCTATTGTTGGCGGTGCGATTATGCCTTATTTTATGGGTAAATTAGCTGATCAAACTCATACATCAATGTCATATGCGTTACCTCTAGTCTGTTTTGTCTTAGTCACTATTTATGGTGTAATCTACAAAAAGCTGCATAGTTAA
- a CDS encoding AraC family transcriptional regulator: MGSAKVYKREFCGSDCLAFKTITPKFQSFWHTHQEFELVYIESGHGKLQYGKRQQFYKTGDIFLLGPWVPHEFFENSQYHVSISLLFNHNFIMPGFLDCDMSKNIKRFLDKTAFGILFREKISKHEIDIIQMILEQSGLDRAITLLTLLNRLSTFQHDNLLTHNTNQQVRLKEFAKIQDILSFINKNLHQKLSLNGVAEKFYMSTSHFCRFFQSHTKTTFSQYIISQRIEKACYMLLHTDLSITQISQESGFESISSFNRAFSKLTNITPSKYRNR, translated from the coding sequence ATGGGTTCTGCAAAAGTATACAAGCGAGAATTTTGCGGTAGTGATTGCCTAGCATTTAAAACAATTACCCCTAAATTTCAATCTTTTTGGCATACTCACCAAGAGTTTGAATTAGTCTATATTGAATCGGGTCATGGTAAACTGCAATACGGCAAGCGACAGCAGTTTTATAAAACGGGTGACATCTTTTTGTTAGGTCCTTGGGTTCCTCATGAATTTTTTGAAAATAGCCAATATCATGTTTCAATTTCCTTATTGTTTAATCATAATTTCATTATGCCAGGCTTTCTCGATTGTGATATGAGCAAAAATATTAAACGATTTTTAGATAAAACCGCATTTGGCATATTGTTCCGTGAAAAAATATCTAAGCACGAAATCGATATTATCCAAATGATCTTAGAACAATCGGGTCTTGATAGAGCTATAACTTTATTGACACTATTAAATCGTCTATCTACTTTTCAACATGATAACCTTTTAACTCATAACACGAATCAACAAGTTCGCTTAAAAGAATTCGCAAAAATACAAGACATTCTCTCTTTTATTAATAAGAATCTTCATCAAAAATTAAGTTTAAATGGTGTAGCTGAAAAATTTTATATGTCGACAAGCCACTTTTGCCGCTTTTTTCAATCCCATACAAAAACAACTTTTTCACAATATATTATTAGCCAACGTATAGAAAAGGCGTGTTATATGCTGCTTCATACGGATCTATCAATTACTCAAATCAGTCAAGAAAGCGGTTTTGAATCAATCTCTTCATTTAACAGAGCATTTTCGAAACTAACTAATATCACGCCTAGTAAATATAGAAATCGATAA
- the djlA gene encoding co-chaperone DjlA — translation MSFIWAVVTGIVFSYIFKSGWFFILGLFVGPMLYRAFNNLAPMRNNQPSPTLFLTVAFEVLGHLSKAKGQVTQDDINIASQFMDQLQLDSEKRKVAQHSFNRGKAADYPLQERLNELYSQYRYRKKVLNIFCEHLIRAAISDGSLHAKEEQILYTVAQAFHIPRAQMAIYIQMMMASYQFQRGEHYQQNSQYQQQGYHQGTYQRQTTQNDLNNAYSILGVDPNADNATIKRAYRKQMNEHHPDKLVSKGLPKEMLEAAKERAQQIQAAYDLIKAHKGFK, via the coding sequence ATGTCGTTTATTTGGGCTGTCGTTACTGGCATTGTTTTTTCTTACATTTTCAAAAGTGGTTGGTTTTTTATTTTGGGATTATTTGTTGGTCCTATGCTCTATCGTGCTTTTAATAATTTAGCTCCGATGAGAAATAATCAACCAAGTCCGACCCTATTTTTAACGGTTGCTTTTGAGGTGCTTGGCCATCTTAGTAAAGCGAAGGGGCAGGTAACTCAAGATGATATCAATATTGCTTCACAATTCATGGATCAATTACAGCTTGATAGTGAAAAGCGTAAGGTAGCGCAACACTCTTTTAATCGGGGTAAAGCCGCCGATTATCCATTACAAGAGCGACTGAATGAACTTTATTCTCAATACCGATATCGTAAAAAAGTATTAAATATTTTTTGTGAACATTTGATTCGGGCGGCAATTAGCGATGGTTCATTGCATGCAAAAGAAGAGCAGATTTTGTATACAGTTGCTCAAGCTTTCCATATTCCTCGTGCTCAAATGGCAATTTATATCCAGATGATGATGGCAAGCTACCAATTTCAACGTGGTGAGCATTATCAACAAAATAGTCAATATCAGCAGCAAGGATATCATCAAGGTACCTATCAACGGCAGACGACACAAAATGATCTTAATAATGCTTATAGCATATTAGGCGTTGATCCTAATGCGGATAATGCAACAATTAAGCGAGCATATCGTAAGCAGATGAATGAACATCATCCTGATAAATTAGTTTCAAAAGGATTACCGAAAGAGATGTTAGAGGCGGCTAAAGAACGAGCTCAGCAAATTCAGGCTGCATATGATTTAATTAAAGCTCATAAAGGGTTTAAGTAG
- the hemG gene encoding menaquinone-dependent protoporphyrinogen IX dehydrogenase: MKLLLLYTTHEHQTEKIMKRIEVQLAGQFECELVELLSSSRIDLQQYQGVIIGTSIRYGYYSKVMKKFIDNNAQQLNQMISGFFGVNVVARKPNKNTPETNLYTRKFLSKIDWQPKLKAVFAGALYYPKYNWFDRNMIRFIMWLGKGDTDVTKPVIEYTDWNKVDEFAKQFLTRFKN; the protein is encoded by the coding sequence ATGAAACTATTATTACTTTATACGACACATGAACATCAGACAGAAAAAATCATGAAGCGAATTGAAGTCCAGTTGGCTGGGCAGTTTGAGTGTGAACTCGTCGAGTTATTATCAAGTTCTAGAATTGATTTACAACAGTACCAAGGCGTCATTATTGGTACCTCAATTCGTTATGGCTATTATAGTAAAGTTATGAAAAAATTTATTGATAACAATGCCCAACAATTAAATCAAATGATCAGTGGATTCTTTGGGGTGAATGTTGTTGCCCGAAAACCAAATAAAAATACCCCTGAAACGAATCTATATACTCGTAAGTTTTTGAGTAAAATTGACTGGCAGCCAAAACTTAAAGCCGTATTTGCTGGTGCACTATATTACCCTAAGTATAATTGGTTCGATCGTAATATGATTCGTTTTATTATGTGGTTAGGTAAAGGGGATACGGATGTCACTAAACCAGTTATTGAGTATACTGATTGGAATAAGGTTGATGAGTTTGCTAAGCAGTTTTTAACACGATTTAAAAATTAA
- a CDS encoding SDR family oxidoreductase — protein sequence MDLLIKDKVFIITGGGAGIGGGISIALAQEGAIPVIFGRSDLKSEFSNKIYALQPKTLFIKVDLSNNDIGIENAIKEVVKKFGRIDGLVNCAGANDSIPLEGTPNAFRQSLENNLIHYFTLAHFCIDELKKTQGTILNVSSKTALTGQGGTSAYTAAKGAQLSLTREWAASYLNDGIRVNCLIPAEVWTPLYERWINTFENKDEKLTTITRNIPLGKRMTSIEEMANTAIFLLSPRSSHTTGQWVFPDGGYTHLDRALTS from the coding sequence ATGGATCTACTTATTAAGGATAAAGTCTTTATTATTACAGGTGGTGGTGCGGGTATTGGCGGTGGTATCTCTATTGCTTTAGCTCAAGAAGGGGCAATACCTGTGATCTTTGGTAGAAGCGATCTGAAATCAGAGTTTAGCAATAAAATTTATGCTTTGCAGCCCAAAACATTATTTATCAAAGTTGATCTATCAAATAATGATATTGGTATTGAAAATGCGATAAAAGAAGTCGTCAAAAAATTTGGGCGAATCGATGGATTAGTCAATTGTGCAGGAGCTAATGATAGTATTCCATTGGAAGGGACACCTAACGCGTTTCGTCAATCATTAGAAAATAATCTTATCCACTATTTTACCCTTGCTCATTTCTGTATCGATGAATTGAAAAAAACTCAAGGAACCATACTCAATGTCAGTTCAAAAACGGCCTTAACAGGGCAAGGCGGGACTAGTGCTTATACCGCAGCCAAAGGAGCACAACTATCCTTGACTCGAGAATGGGCGGCTTCCTATCTAAATGATGGTATCCGAGTAAATTGCTTAATTCCAGCCGAAGTATGGACACCGTTATATGAACGATGGATAAATACATTTGAAAATAAAGATGAAAAATTAACAACGATTACGCGCAATATTCCATTAGGGAAAAGAATGACCTCGATCGAAGAGATGGCAAATACTGCAATATTTTTACTATCCCCAAGATCCTCACACACAACGGGTCAATGGGTCTTTCCTGACGGTGGTTATACTCATTTAGATAGGGCTCTAACATCATGA
- a CDS encoding TrkH family potassium uptake protein, with amino-acid sequence MHWRSIIRIVGLLIALLSVFMLIPAIVAVIYRDGGGTIFIQSFVVAFILGAILWLPNRRHKGDLNTREGFLIVVLFWLVLGTIGSFPFIFDSHLNLNLTTAFFESFSGLTTTGATSLTHLDTLPKALLFYRQLLQWLGGMGIIVLAVAILPLLGVGGMQLYRAEIPGPQKDNKMRPRIAQTAKTLWLIYIILTVVCALCLWFAGMDGFDAICHSFSTIAMGGFSTHDSSLAYFNNPAINYIVTFFLILSGCNFALHFATFSQFSLKHYFRDQEFRTFLMILASLVVVSIILIYLWNGLYVVSTSIDKIVLQVVSVATTTGFSVDNTNNWPPVLPILLLCASFIGGCAGSTGGGMKVVRVLLLSMQGSRELKRLIHPSAIYSLKLNNRVLPERIIEAVWGFFSAYALVFLVSFFIVMSSGVTAMDAFYIVSSSLNNLGIGIGDASDSFHNVTDLVKWVMVVDMLFGRLEIFTLLVIFTPAFWKA; translated from the coding sequence ATGCATTGGCGCTCGATAATACGTATCGTTGGTTTACTCATTGCTTTATTGTCAGTGTTTATGCTCATTCCGGCTATTGTTGCTGTAATCTATCGAGACGGTGGCGGTACAATCTTTATTCAATCCTTTGTTGTGGCTTTTATTTTGGGTGCAATTTTATGGCTACCGAATCGTAGACATAAAGGCGATCTGAATACTCGCGAAGGTTTTTTGATTGTTGTCTTATTTTGGCTAGTATTGGGAACCATTGGATCATTCCCTTTTATTTTTGATAGCCATCTTAATCTTAACTTAACTACCGCTTTTTTTGAGTCATTTTCTGGCTTAACAACAACGGGTGCAACAAGTTTAACGCACCTTGATACTTTACCTAAAGCATTATTATTCTATCGTCAATTATTACAATGGCTTGGTGGGATGGGTATTATCGTGCTAGCTGTAGCGATTTTACCTTTATTGGGTGTTGGTGGAATGCAGTTGTATCGTGCCGAGATCCCTGGACCACAAAAAGATAATAAAATGCGCCCACGAATTGCGCAAACTGCAAAAACATTATGGTTAATTTATATTATATTAACCGTAGTCTGTGCTCTGTGTTTATGGTTTGCTGGAATGGATGGCTTTGATGCTATATGTCATAGTTTTTCAACCATTGCAATGGGTGGTTTTTCTACTCATGATAGTAGTTTAGCTTATTTTAATAATCCTGCGATTAACTATATTGTTACTTTCTTTTTGATTCTATCGGGCTGTAATTTTGCGTTACACTTTGCAACATTTAGTCAATTTTCATTAAAGCACTATTTTCGAGATCAAGAATTCCGTACATTTTTAATGATTTTAGCTAGCTTAGTGGTCGTTAGTATTATTCTTATTTATTTATGGAATGGCTTGTATGTAGTTAGTACATCAATAGATAAGATTGTATTACAGGTTGTCTCAGTTGCAACAACAACAGGATTTTCTGTTGATAATACTAATAATTGGCCACCAGTATTACCTATTTTATTGTTATGTGCTTCTTTTATTGGTGGTTGTGCGGGTTCAACTGGTGGAGGAATGAAAGTGGTTCGGGTGCTCTTGTTATCGATGCAAGGGTCAAGGGAATTAAAACGATTGATTCATCCTAGCGCCATATACAGCTTAAAACTAAATAATCGTGTTTTACCTGAGCGCATTATTGAAGCGGTTTGGGGATTTTTTTCGGCTTATGCACTAGTGTTTTTAGTGAGCTTTTTTATCGTGATGTCCAGTGGTGTTACTGCTATGGATGCTTTCTATATTGTGTCATCTTCTTTAAATAATTTAGGTATTGGTATCGGAGATGCGAGTGATAGCTTTCATAATGTCACCGATTTGGTTAAATGGGTAATGGTCGTTGATATGTTATTTGGCCGTTTGGAAATATTTACATTATTAGTTATTTTTACCCCAGCATTTTGGAAAGCTTGA
- a CDS encoding amidohydrolase family protein: MKKIDTHQHYWHYDSHNYPWIDEQMIELKQNRLPQDSIDYLKQHNITGCIAVQARQSELENQFLLNLAENNHQILGIIGWLDLCQSKATQPLEKWQDNLVMKGYRHLIQDEADPDGFFLNTTFNKHVDLILKQNKVYEVLIHAKNLPSAIQFFYKHDHSIMVLDHLGKPNIAHGNAQEWKKQIAPLVNQKHVVAKLSGLITEAGKNWQSNQIEPYIDIALEVFGPERLMFGSDWPVCLLAGNYSQVYNLIETTINKLSSNEQAAIWGENAKKVYRLD, encoded by the coding sequence ATGAAAAAAATTGATACTCACCAACATTATTGGCACTACGATTCCCACAACTATCCATGGATCGATGAACAAATGATCGAGCTAAAACAAAATCGGCTCCCACAAGACTCGATCGATTATTTAAAACAACATAATATTACGGGTTGTATTGCAGTGCAAGCCCGCCAATCAGAACTGGAAAATCAATTTTTACTAAACTTAGCTGAAAATAATCACCAAATATTAGGTATCATTGGATGGTTAGATCTGTGCCAATCTAAAGCAACTCAACCTCTTGAAAAATGGCAAGATAATCTAGTAATGAAAGGTTATCGGCATCTAATTCAAGATGAAGCCGATCCTGATGGTTTCTTTCTTAATACTACATTTAATAAACATGTTGATCTTATTCTTAAACAAAATAAAGTTTACGAAGTATTGATTCACGCTAAAAATTTACCTTCTGCAATTCAGTTTTTTTACAAACATGATCACTCCATCATGGTATTAGATCATCTTGGAAAACCGAATATTGCACATGGTAATGCACAAGAGTGGAAAAAACAGATCGCCCCACTTGTCAACCAAAAACATGTCGTAGCTAAACTATCGGGTTTAATCACGGAAGCTGGTAAAAATTGGCAGAGTAATCAAATAGAACCTTATATTGACATTGCACTGGAAGTATTTGGTCCAGAACGTTTAATGTTTGGCTCCGACTGGCCAGTGTGTTTATTAGCGGGAAACTACTCACAAGTCTACAATCTTATCGAAACAACAATCAATAAACTATCTTCAAATGAGCAAGCTGCAATTTGGGGAGAGAATGCTAAAAAAGTATATCGTCTAGATTAA